In Nocardia sputorum, a single genomic region encodes these proteins:
- a CDS encoding TenA family protein: MSLAAHLEKIGLPSVEEQLAHPTVAGIAAGTLPEPVFRSWLEQDYLFLLDYVRVFARLAWQAPAAHLGDLVDLAHATYHEELSLHRSLAAEFGADLEGAVKGGPCAAYTAFLLDSAASYGEGLAALYPCMWGYATLGARLAQRPPAEPRYRRWVDTYADPGFAVLTRRCAQMIDESGADPARAEKLFREGLRHELAFWDVPL, encoded by the coding sequence ATGAGTCTCGCGGCGCACTTGGAGAAGATCGGCCTGCCCTCGGTGGAGGAACAGCTCGCCCATCCCACCGTGGCGGGCATCGCGGCGGGCACCCTGCCCGAACCGGTGTTCCGGTCCTGGTTGGAGCAGGACTATCTGTTCCTGCTCGACTACGTCCGGGTGTTCGCGCGCCTCGCCTGGCAGGCTCCGGCCGCCCATCTCGGCGACCTCGTCGACCTCGCGCACGCCACCTATCACGAGGAACTGTCGCTGCACCGCTCGCTGGCCGCCGAGTTCGGCGCCGACCTCGAGGGCGCAGTCAAAGGCGGTCCGTGCGCGGCGTATACGGCGTTTCTGCTGGACTCCGCCGCGTCCTATGGTGAAGGGCTCGCCGCCTTGTATCCGTGCATGTGGGGGTACGCCACGCTCGGCGCGCGACTGGCGCAGCGGCCGCCCGCCGAGCCGCGTTACCGCCGCTGGGTCGACACCTACGCCGATCCAGGCTTCGCGGTCTTGACCCGCCGCTGCGCGCAGATGATCGACGAGTCCGGCGCGGACCCGGCACGCGCGGAAAAGCTGTTCCGCGAAGGACTGCGGCACGAGCTGGCGTTCTGGGACGTTCCGCTCTGA
- a CDS encoding TetR/AcrR family transcriptional regulator translates to MPRRSQEDRSRATKAALEQAGRRLFTERGFAGTSAEELVTEAGVTRGALHHHYGDKRGLFLAVLEQIEVEITEEIENAIAAVDSADVMAGMAAGLGLFLEICQRPAMLRIALTDAPAVLGWQAWREFESAHGLGLITTQLERARDAGLIADAPVPVLAQLVVSVISEAALIVAHAEDSDLARAQTQQSVLLLISGLMRADG, encoded by the coding sequence ATGCCACGCCGTAGCCAGGAAGACCGCTCTCGCGCAACCAAGGCCGCGCTCGAACAGGCGGGACGCCGGTTGTTCACCGAGCGCGGCTTCGCGGGGACTTCCGCCGAGGAACTGGTGACCGAGGCGGGCGTCACCCGGGGCGCGCTGCATCACCATTACGGCGATAAACGCGGACTTTTCCTCGCGGTGCTGGAGCAGATCGAGGTCGAGATCACCGAGGAGATCGAAAACGCCATCGCCGCAGTCGATTCCGCGGACGTGATGGCCGGAATGGCAGCGGGGCTCGGGCTGTTCCTGGAGATCTGCCAGCGCCCCGCGATGCTGCGGATCGCCCTCACCGACGCCCCCGCCGTGCTCGGCTGGCAGGCCTGGCGCGAATTCGAATCCGCGCACGGGCTCGGCTTGATCACCACGCAACTCGAGCGCGCCCGCGACGCCGGGTTGATCGCCGACGCCCCCGTTCCCGTGCTGGCCCAGCTCGTCGTCAGCGTGATCAGTGAGGCCGCCTTGATCGTCGCGCACGCCGAGGACTCCGATCTCGCCCGCGCGCAGACCCAGCAATCGGTCCTGCTGCTCATCTCGGGGCTCATGCGCGCCGACGGCTGA
- a CDS encoding isoprenyl transferase translates to MDAVILRRDSATATAPERVGVRPPAPHPSGARPPQLPPELVPNHVALVMDGNGRWAQERGLPRTAGHERGEAVLMDTVEGCIEIGVKWLSAYAFSTENWRRSPEEVRFLMGFNRDVIRRRRDEMHEMGVRVRWAGRRPRLWRSVIKELEIAEELTKDNTVMTLTMCVNYGGRAEIADAAREIARRVAAGEIDPEKVTEATVAKYLDEPDMPDVDLFLRPSGEFRSSNFLIWQSAYAEFVYQDTLFPDFDRRNLWEACLQYASRDRRFGGTK, encoded by the coding sequence ATAGATGCCGTGATCCTCCGCCGAGACTCCGCTACCGCGACCGCGCCCGAGCGCGTGGGCGTCCGCCCGCCCGCGCCGCATCCGTCGGGAGCTCGGCCGCCGCAGCTGCCGCCGGAACTGGTGCCCAACCATGTCGCGCTGGTCATGGACGGCAACGGGCGCTGGGCCCAGGAGCGCGGGTTGCCGCGCACCGCCGGGCACGAGCGCGGCGAGGCGGTGCTGATGGACACCGTCGAGGGCTGTATCGAGATCGGCGTGAAGTGGCTGTCGGCGTACGCGTTCTCCACCGAGAACTGGCGGCGCAGCCCCGAGGAGGTGCGCTTCCTCATGGGCTTCAACCGCGACGTCATCCGCAGGCGCCGGGACGAGATGCACGAGATGGGCGTCCGGGTGCGCTGGGCCGGGCGGCGGCCGCGCTTGTGGCGCAGCGTGATCAAGGAATTGGAGATCGCCGAGGAACTCACCAAGGACAACACCGTGATGACGCTGACCATGTGCGTCAACTACGGGGGTCGCGCCGAGATCGCCGACGCGGCAAGGGAGATCGCGCGCCGGGTGGCGGCGGGCGAGATCGATCCGGAGAAGGTCACCGAGGCGACGGTGGCGAAATACCTCGACGAGCCCGACATGCCGGACGTGGACCTGTTCCTGCGCCCTTCGGGCGAGTTTCGCAGCTCGAACTTCCTCATCTGGCAGTCGGCCTACGCCGAATTCGTCTATCAGGACACGCTTTTCCCCGACTTCGATCGGCGCAACCTGTGGGAGGCCTGCCTCCAGTACGCTTCGCGGGACCGCCGTTTCGGCGGCACCAAGTGA
- a CDS encoding Fur family transcriptional regulator, whose product MPDNTTVPQKPVGIRSTRQRSAIAALLGDIDEFRSAQDLHDELRKRGEGIGLTTVYRTLQSLADAGMVDVLRTDSGESVYRQCSTGHHHHLVCRHCGRTVEVEGPTVESWAEAIASEHGFTEISHTLEVFGTCTTCGTARRGNC is encoded by the coding sequence GTGCCAGACAACACGACCGTTCCACAGAAACCGGTCGGCATCCGCAGCACCAGGCAGCGCAGCGCCATCGCCGCGCTGCTCGGTGACATCGACGAGTTCCGCTCCGCCCAGGACCTACACGACGAACTGCGCAAGCGCGGCGAGGGCATCGGCCTGACCACCGTCTACCGGACGCTGCAGTCCCTGGCCGACGCGGGCATGGTCGACGTGCTGCGCACCGACTCCGGCGAGTCGGTCTACCGCCAGTGCTCCACCGGCCACCACCATCACCTGGTGTGCCGGCATTGCGGCCGCACCGTGGAGGTGGAGGGTCCCACGGTGGAGTCGTGGGCCGAGGCGATCGCGAGCGAGCACGGCTTCACCGAGATCAGCCACACCCTCGAGGTGTTCGGCACCTGCACGACATGCGGGACGGCACGCCGAGGCAACTGCTGA
- a CDS encoding DUF6186 family protein yields the protein MSDRAVVLLGFALILAAALVAVVVTWVRRDLVASAGETIAYLTATRTTRILAVLVWAWLGWHFLAR from the coding sequence ATGAGCGATCGAGCCGTCGTCCTCCTGGGGTTCGCCCTGATCCTGGCGGCCGCGCTCGTCGCGGTCGTGGTGACGTGGGTGCGCCGCGATCTGGTCGCTTCTGCGGGGGAGACGATCGCCTACCTGACCGCAACCCGAACGACGAGAATCCTCGCCGTACTCGTATGGGCATGGCTCGGCTGGCATTTCCTGGCCAGGTGA
- a CDS encoding DUF1870 family protein: MTDLPGTATAAGFRATRELLGLPVPWCARFFAVAERTVERWEKGAFQIPDTVARELAAIADETEQVVEAMVDAIDAGEISPRLHTYRTNDDYCKHEPDTRYPATWHRAVCARVMNELPQVELQFVE; encoded by the coding sequence GTGACCGATTTACCAGGCACCGCGACTGCCGCGGGTTTCCGGGCCACTCGTGAACTACTCGGACTTCCGGTGCCGTGGTGCGCGCGGTTCTTCGCGGTCGCGGAGCGCACCGTCGAGCGGTGGGAGAAGGGTGCCTTCCAGATCCCCGACACCGTGGCCCGCGAACTCGCCGCCATCGCGGACGAGACCGAACAGGTGGTCGAGGCCATGGTCGACGCCATCGACGCCGGGGAGATCTCGCCCCGCCTGCACACCTATCGGACCAACGACGACTACTGCAAGCACGAGCCGGACACCCGCTATCCGGCCACCTGGCACCGTGCCGTGTGCGCGCGCGTCATGAACGAGCTGCCCCAGGTAGAGCTTCAATTCGTGGAGTAG
- a CDS encoding phthiocerol/phthiodiolone dimycocerosyl transferase family protein has product MLRDEDAPIRALAPSEQRFVRHGTYTGRSVSVRGALDVTALREAFAALRRAYPVIGCRIAEDVAGQGYLLAADETAWTPVSVREGDVAVIGIPAMDPAVQLAYLDVVGSGANQWRVTLFAHHSVADAGYCVELLSRLWECYTGIVEQQPVNLVPQNIPHSLEWYVAERGITRTATSGFEDVIKPLPPEARDLPPGSAQAAPSTLTRPVRVRLNREATARITDLARSTGVTMNGLLTAALLRAYARETAGGATSLGCLYPVDLRARLEPPVAAAAGTNMAGLASFAASVDPAANPLELAQRISARLTRDLSEGVVQQSVLHFPDLYGPKRIHSLAGHIAVTNTGVVPVFRTPPGIEFTDYEIVYVSAHPRPSAGASAAVTFLVYTFAHELAVGVLGGGAHTDGLLEAVRAELTALAAAGGH; this is encoded by the coding sequence GTGTTGAGGGATGAGGACGCTCCGATTCGTGCGCTGGCGCCGTCGGAGCAGCGGTTCGTGCGGCATGGCACCTACACGGGCCGGTCGGTGTCGGTACGGGGAGCGCTGGACGTGACGGCGCTGCGGGAAGCCTTCGCGGCGTTACGGCGAGCGTATCCGGTGATCGGTTGCCGGATCGCCGAAGACGTTGCGGGACAGGGATATCTGCTGGCCGCGGACGAGACGGCATGGACTCCGGTTTCCGTGCGCGAGGGTGACGTGGCGGTGATCGGCATCCCAGCGATGGATCCGGCGGTGCAGCTGGCCTACCTGGATGTCGTCGGTTCGGGCGCCAACCAATGGCGGGTCACATTGTTCGCTCACCACAGCGTCGCCGACGCGGGCTACTGCGTCGAGCTGCTGTCGCGACTGTGGGAGTGCTATACCGGCATCGTCGAACAACAGCCGGTAAACCTTGTGCCACAAAATATTCCGCATTCGTTGGAGTGGTATGTCGCGGAGCGCGGCATCACCAGGACCGCGACGTCCGGCTTCGAGGACGTGATCAAGCCGCTTCCACCGGAGGCTCGCGACCTGCCGCCCGGCAGCGCACAGGCCGCGCCGAGCACGCTCACCCGTCCGGTGCGCGTGCGGCTGAACCGGGAGGCCACCGCCCGGATCACCGACCTCGCGCGCAGCACCGGCGTGACGATGAACGGCCTGCTGACCGCCGCGCTGCTGCGCGCGTACGCGCGGGAGACCGCAGGCGGCGCGACATCATTGGGCTGCCTGTATCCGGTAGACCTGCGCGCCCGGCTGGAGCCGCCGGTCGCAGCGGCGGCGGGCACCAATATGGCCGGACTCGCTTCCTTCGCGGCGAGTGTGGACCCGGCGGCCAACCCGCTCGAACTGGCACAGCGGATTTCGGCCCGTCTGACGCGCGACCTGTCCGAAGGCGTTGTGCAGCAGTCCGTCCTGCACTTCCCGGACCTCTACGGCCCGAAGAGGATTCATTCCCTGGCCGGGCATATCGCGGTGACCAACACCGGAGTCGTCCCGGTCTTCCGCACGCCCCCCGGTATCGAGTTCACCGATTACGAGATCGTCTACGTCTCGGCGCATCCTCGCCCCTCCGCGGGCGCGTCGGCCGCGGTCACGTTTCTCGTCTACACCTTCGCCCACGAGCTGGCGGTCGGCGTACTCGGCGGCGGCGCGCACACCGACGGTCTGCTCGAGGCGGTGCGGGCCGAGCTGACCGCGCTCGCGGCGGCGGGCGGTCACTGA
- a CDS encoding glycine--tRNA ligase, whose amino-acid sequence MAPKSKVDTVANLAKRRGLVYPCGEIYGGTKSAWDYGPLGVELKENIKKQWWRAMVTGREDVVGLDSSVILPRQVWVASGHVGVFNDPLVECLHCHHRFRQDHLQEAYALKNKIDDPDTVSMELVACPNCGTVGRWTEPRDFNMMLKTYLGPIESEEGLHYLRPETAQGIFVNFANVMTTARKKPPFGIAQIGKSFRNEITPGNFIFRTREFEQMEMEYFVKPGEDEEWYKYWIETRFSWYTDLGIAADNLRLFVHPKDKLSHYSAGTTDIEYRFGFQGNEWGELEGIANRTDFDLKTHSEHSGTELSFFDQNTNERYIPYVIEPAAGLTRSLMAFLVDAYAEDEAPNAKGGVDTRTVLRLDRRLAPVKAAVLPLSRNADLTPKAKDLAAQLRKNWNVEFDDAGAIGRRYRRQDEIGTPFCITVDFETLDDQAVTIRERDTMTQERIALDKVEGYLAQHLIGA is encoded by the coding sequence GTGGCACCCAAGTCGAAGGTGGACACCGTTGCCAACCTCGCCAAGCGCCGGGGTCTGGTGTACCCGTGCGGTGAGATCTACGGAGGCACCAAGTCGGCGTGGGATTACGGGCCGCTGGGCGTCGAGCTCAAAGAGAACATCAAGAAGCAGTGGTGGCGCGCCATGGTCACCGGCCGCGAGGACGTCGTCGGTCTGGACTCCTCGGTGATCCTGCCCCGCCAGGTCTGGGTCGCCTCCGGCCACGTGGGTGTGTTCAACGACCCGCTGGTCGAGTGCCTGCACTGCCATCACCGCTTCCGGCAGGACCACCTGCAGGAGGCGTACGCGCTGAAGAACAAGATCGACGACCCGGACACGGTCTCGATGGAGCTGGTGGCGTGCCCGAACTGCGGCACCGTCGGCCGCTGGACCGAGCCGCGCGACTTCAACATGATGCTCAAGACCTACCTCGGCCCGATCGAGTCCGAGGAGGGTCTGCACTACCTGCGCCCGGAGACCGCGCAGGGCATCTTCGTGAACTTCGCCAACGTGATGACGACCGCGCGCAAGAAGCCGCCGTTCGGCATCGCGCAGATCGGCAAGAGCTTCCGCAACGAGATCACCCCGGGCAACTTCATCTTCCGCACCCGCGAGTTCGAGCAGATGGAGATGGAGTACTTCGTCAAGCCGGGCGAGGACGAGGAGTGGTACAAGTACTGGATCGAGACGCGGTTCTCCTGGTACACCGATCTCGGCATCGCCGCGGACAATCTGCGGCTGTTCGTGCACCCGAAGGACAAGCTCTCGCACTACTCGGCGGGCACCACCGACATCGAGTACCGCTTCGGCTTCCAGGGCAACGAGTGGGGTGAGCTCGAGGGCATCGCCAACCGCACCGACTTCGACCTGAAGACGCACTCCGAGCACTCCGGCACCGAGCTGAGCTTCTTCGACCAGAACACCAACGAGCGCTACATCCCGTACGTCATCGAGCCCGCGGCGGGCCTCACCCGCTCGCTGATGGCCTTCCTGGTCGACGCGTACGCCGAGGACGAGGCGCCCAACGCCAAGGGCGGCGTGGACACCCGCACGGTGCTGCGCCTGGATCGCCGCCTCGCGCCGGTGAAGGCCGCGGTGCTGCCGCTCTCGCGCAACGCCGATCTCACGCCGAAGGCGAAAGACCTGGCCGCGCAGCTGCGCAAGAACTGGAACGTCGAGTTCGACGACGCGGGGGCGATCGGCCGCCGCTACCGCCGCCAGGACGAGATCGGCACCCCGTTCTGCATCACCGTCGACTTCGAGACGCTCGACGACCAGGCGGTGACCATCCGCGAGCGCGACACGATGACCCAGGAGCGCATCGCACTGGACAAGGTGGAGGGCTACCTGGCCCAGCACCTGATCGGCGCCTGA
- a CDS encoding alpha/beta fold hydrolase, which translates to MATSTALGRTHEVELPGGRIRYHETGEGAPVVFVHGLLVNADIWRKVVPTIAAAGYRCLAPDWPLGSHEIPVPDAELTPVGIADLIAAFLERLDLTDVTLVANDTGGAITQVLLTRDRSRVGRVVLVSVDSYESFLPQPFTALPLLAKIPGSLRPLTEALRIRALHRLPLAFGWVTKRPVPPEIVDSYLLPSRNSAAIRKDLRRFLKSAHRRYTLEAARHFAGVDIPVLLAWAREDRLFPLSFAERLAHDLPNAQLTLIDDSYTFVPEDQPELLAASILEFTRLHATP; encoded by the coding sequence ATGGCAACCAGCACTGCACTCGGCCGCACCCACGAAGTGGAACTGCCCGGCGGCCGCATTCGCTATCACGAGACGGGGGAGGGCGCTCCGGTCGTGTTCGTGCACGGCCTGCTCGTCAACGCGGACATCTGGCGCAAGGTGGTGCCCACGATCGCCGCGGCCGGATACCGCTGCCTCGCCCCGGACTGGCCGCTCGGCTCGCATGAGATCCCGGTCCCGGACGCGGAACTGACACCCGTCGGGATCGCCGATCTCATCGCCGCGTTCCTCGAGCGTCTCGACCTCACCGACGTCACCTTGGTGGCCAACGACACCGGCGGAGCGATCACCCAGGTGTTGCTGACTCGCGACCGGTCCCGTGTCGGCCGCGTCGTCCTCGTCTCGGTGGACAGCTACGAAAGCTTCCTGCCGCAGCCGTTCACCGCGCTGCCGCTGCTGGCGAAGATCCCGGGGTCGTTGCGCCCCCTCACCGAGGCGCTGCGGATCCGGGCGCTGCACCGCCTTCCGCTGGCTTTCGGCTGGGTCACCAAACGGCCCGTCCCGCCCGAAATCGTGGACTCCTACCTGCTGCCGAGCCGAAACTCCGCCGCGATCCGGAAAGATCTGCGGCGCTTCCTGAAGTCGGCGCATCGCCGCTACACCCTGGAAGCCGCCCGCCACTTCGCGGGTGTCGACATCCCGGTACTGCTGGCCTGGGCGCGAGAGGACCGGCTGTTCCCGCTGTCGTTCGCCGAACGCCTGGCCCACGACCTGCCGAACGCGCAGCTGACGCTCATCGACGACTCCTACACCTTCGTGCCGGAGGACCAGCCCGAGTTGCTCGCCGCATCGATCCTGGAGTTCACTCGCCTGCATGCCACGCCGTAG
- a CDS encoding ArsR/SmtB family transcription factor, with product MTAETAAAPPHNPYRSPGPAPVPPRTVLEDAGELLRALAAPVRIAIVLQLRESPRCVHELVDALGVTQPLVSQHLRILKAAGVVHGERSGREVLYELVDDHLAHIVVDAVAHAEEG from the coding sequence ATGACCGCCGAGACCGCCGCCGCACCGCCGCACAACCCGTATCGGTCGCCCGGACCGGCGCCGGTACCCCCGCGAACCGTGCTGGAGGATGCGGGTGAGTTGTTGCGGGCACTGGCCGCCCCGGTCCGGATTGCTATCGTGCTGCAGTTGCGCGAGTCACCGCGGTGTGTGCACGAACTGGTCGACGCGCTGGGTGTCACGCAACCATTGGTCAGTCAGCATCTGCGTATCCTCAAGGCCGCCGGTGTCGTGCACGGTGAGCGTTCGGGTCGCGAGGTGCTCTACGAACTCGTCGACGACCACCTGGCGCACATCGTCGTCGACGCCGTCGCGCACGCCGAGGAAGGGTGA
- a CDS encoding TetR/AcrR family transcriptional regulator produces the protein MPRVSEAHLERRRQQILDAARRCFARKGFYETSMQDVFAESGLSAGAVYRYFKSKDELVTALATETTVSLRIAMDQAIGRDPLPTPAELFTMIAEEVVRRSGPDGPVRLAPQAWALALVHPEAAVMVRETMIAMRALWVNYAERMRDKGWLPEDADIDAVAKAIIGLLPGFILQHLILGDLDPETLARGVRTLLPYGEPAPRTVG, from the coding sequence ATGCCCCGAGTCAGCGAAGCGCACCTCGAACGCCGCAGGCAGCAGATCCTGGACGCCGCGCGGCGCTGCTTCGCGCGCAAGGGGTTCTACGAGACCTCCATGCAGGACGTGTTCGCGGAATCCGGGCTCTCGGCCGGTGCGGTCTACCGCTACTTCAAGAGCAAGGACGAACTGGTCACGGCCCTCGCCACCGAGACGACGGTGTCGCTGCGCATCGCCATGGACCAGGCGATCGGCCGCGATCCGCTGCCCACGCCCGCCGAGCTGTTCACCATGATCGCCGAGGAGGTGGTGCGGCGCAGCGGGCCCGACGGCCCGGTACGACTGGCGCCGCAGGCATGGGCGCTGGCCTTGGTCCATCCCGAAGCGGCGGTGATGGTCCGCGAGACGATGATCGCGATGCGCGCGCTCTGGGTGAACTACGCCGAACGCATGCGCGACAAAGGCTGGCTACCCGAAGACGCCGACATCGATGCCGTGGCCAAAGCGATCATCGGACTGCTGCCGGGATTCATCCTCCAGCACCTCATCCTCGGCGACCTCGACCCGGAGACACTGGCGCGTGGCGTGCGCACCCTCCTGCCCTACGGCGAGCCCGCCCCTCGGACCGTCGGCTGA
- a CDS encoding DUF1707 domain-containing protein, with the protein MSQDHVRASDADREKIIDQLRLAMNEGRLSLAEFDDRLQQVYAAKTYGELTPLLSDLPAQREARPARAKGIPQWITIMWTPWVFVNVLCVAIYLATGAGYFWPFWVAVPWGAALLIPTTIGIITRKKIG; encoded by the coding sequence GTGAGTCAGGACCACGTGCGGGCGTCCGACGCCGATCGGGAGAAGATCATCGACCAGCTGCGCCTCGCGATGAACGAAGGCAGGCTGTCGCTGGCCGAATTCGACGATCGGCTGCAACAGGTGTACGCCGCCAAGACCTATGGCGAGCTGACGCCGTTGCTGTCCGACCTTCCCGCGCAACGGGAAGCGCGGCCGGCGCGCGCAAAGGGCATCCCCCAGTGGATCACGATCATGTGGACGCCCTGGGTGTTCGTCAACGTGCTGTGCGTGGCGATCTATCTGGCCACCGGCGCGGGCTACTTCTGGCCGTTCTGGGTCGCGGTGCCGTGGGGTGCGGCGCTGCTCATCCCGACCACGATCGGCATCATCACCCGCAAGAAGATCGGCTGA
- the recO gene encoding DNA repair protein RecO, translating into MRLYRDEAVVVRQHKLGEADRIVTLLTRQHGLVRAVAKGVRRTKSRFGARLEPFSYIDVQLHPGRTLDTVTQVHTMEAFAADIIDDYGRYTTACAVLETAERLAGEERAPAPRLHALTASALRAIAAKQRPHELVLDAFLLRAMGFAGWAPALEECAKCATPGPHRAFHVAAGGAVCVHCRPPGAATPAPGVLDLLVALLRGEWEQVETTPEAVRRQASGLVAAHLQWHLERQLRTLPLVERSKDTAGRTPPAVASIRPRSAPGAGQAGPSPTPRIEALPGAARS; encoded by the coding sequence GTGCGTTTGTATCGGGACGAGGCGGTTGTGGTGCGCCAGCACAAGCTGGGCGAGGCGGACCGCATCGTCACGCTGCTCACGCGCCAGCACGGACTGGTTCGCGCGGTCGCCAAGGGGGTGCGGCGGACCAAGTCGAGGTTCGGGGCCCGGTTGGAGCCGTTCTCCTACATCGACGTGCAGTTGCATCCCGGGCGCACGTTGGACACCGTCACGCAGGTGCACACGATGGAGGCGTTCGCCGCCGACATCATCGACGACTACGGGCGCTACACCACCGCGTGCGCCGTTCTGGAGACCGCCGAACGTCTGGCCGGTGAGGAGCGCGCGCCCGCGCCCCGGCTGCACGCGCTCACCGCGAGCGCCCTGCGCGCCATCGCGGCCAAACAGCGGCCGCACGAACTGGTCCTGGACGCGTTCTTGTTGCGCGCCATGGGTTTCGCGGGCTGGGCTCCCGCGCTGGAGGAGTGCGCCAAGTGCGCGACACCGGGTCCGCACCGAGCCTTCCACGTCGCGGCAGGCGGCGCGGTGTGTGTGCATTGCCGTCCGCCGGGTGCGGCGACGCCGGCCCCCGGGGTGCTCGACCTGCTGGTCGCGTTGTTGCGCGGGGAGTGGGAGCAGGTCGAGACGACGCCCGAAGCGGTACGCAGGCAGGCCAGCGGGTTGGTCGCGGCGCACCTGCAGTGGCATCTGGAACGTCAGCTGCGCACCCTGCCGTTGGTCGAGCGATCCAAGGACACCGCCGGACGCACTCCACCTGCGGTCGCGTCGATCCGTCCTCGATCCGCGCCGGGCGCAGGGCAGGCCGGGCCGTCGCCTACTCCACGAATTGAAGCTCTACCTGGGGCAGCTCGTTCATGA
- a CDS encoding YbjN domain-containing protein, with product MDAAVTPDQELQARAGACLSSYGIEVRVDADGSLGFEYEGALSSLRAVNLAPGLDVLSLTCVLAWDRPLKAQLHKRVAERNNSLQFGSLTVIARGGLADVILRYTFPAAGLDDQALTTMLLLVLSNASRARQGLLP from the coding sequence ATGGACGCAGCGGTGACTCCCGACCAGGAACTCCAGGCGCGGGCCGGAGCCTGCCTGTCGAGCTACGGCATCGAGGTGCGCGTCGACGCCGACGGGTCCCTGGGCTTCGAGTACGAGGGCGCGCTCTCCTCGCTGCGCGCGGTGAACCTGGCGCCCGGTCTGGACGTGCTGAGCCTCACCTGTGTGCTGGCCTGGGACCGGCCGCTGAAGGCGCAGCTGCACAAGCGCGTCGCCGAGCGCAACAACTCGCTGCAATTCGGTTCGCTCACGGTGATCGCCCGCGGCGGGCTCGCCGATGTCATCCTGCGCTACACCTTCCCCGCCGCGGGCCTCGACGATCAGGCCCTCACCACCATGCTGCTGCTCGTGCTGTCCAACGCGAGCCGAGCCAGGCAGGGCCTGCTGCCCTGA